The proteins below are encoded in one region of Peromyscus eremicus chromosome 10, PerEre_H2_v1, whole genome shotgun sequence:
- the Tmem271 gene encoding transmembrane protein 271, which yields MKWSVRGACAALSSSLLLACALSAAAVGLKCFSLGSELRGEPFRLGAAAGAFYSGLLLAAGLSLLGAALLCCGPREAPLAGSGAGPGSGLGVPASPTGAPEPSPGETRAAAGPLGRVNSQNLLLLGVLVFMLGVLSAFAGAVIDGDTVSLVERKYSHYCLPPRTPAAVPGPAPGPVAPGSSTPRARSTLDSATSAKCRQLKDYQRGLVLSTVFNSLECLLGLLSLLLVKNYKSSQARRGRRGRRRTSRSLARPRGGPGLRAQSLASRTRRGRRGKRGRRLQPRPSEASILSPEESDFTTPGDCASFAAHHAVSYINVGVFHAFDEAGVEVCCGGHPSVELPGYAPSDPDLNASYPYCCRPPGEMARPWEPSRAC from the coding sequence ATGAAGTGGAGCGTCCGCGGGGCCTGCGCCGCGCTTTCCTCCAGCCTGCTGCTCGCCTGCGCGCTCAGCGCCGCCGCCGTCGGCCTCAAGTGCTTCTCGCTGGGCTCTGAGCTGCGCGGGGAGCCGTTCCGGCTAGGGGCGGCCGCCGGCGCCTTTTACTCCGGGTTGCTGTTGGCCGCCGGCCTCTCACTGCTCGGCGCCGCCCTGCTGTGCTGCGGGCCCCGGGAGGCGCCCCTCGCCGGGTCAGGGGCCGGGCCGGGCTCGGGACTTGGGGTCCCCGCATCTCCAACGGGAGCTCCGGAGCCCTCTCCTGGAGAGACGCGGGCGGCTGCCGGGCCCTTGGGGCGGGTGAATAGCCAGAACCTGCTGCTCCTAGGCGTCCTGGTCTTCATGCTCGGGGTCCTCAGCGCCTTTGCAGGAGCAGTGATCGACGGCGACACAGTGTCCCTGGTGGAACGCAAGTACTCCCACTATTGCCTGCCCCCGCGCACGCCGGCCGCTGTCCCTGGCCCGGCTCCCGGCCCTGTAGCCCCGGGCTCCAGCACGCCGCGCGCCCGCAGCACCCTGGACAGCGCCACGTCCGCCAAATGCCGCCAGCTGAAGGACTACCAGCGCGGCCTGGTGCTCTCCACTGTATTCAACTCGCTCGAGTGCCTACTGGGCCTGCTCAGCCTTCTGCTGGTCAAGAACTACAAGTCGTCACAGGCCAGGCGCGGCCGGCGCGGCCGACGGAGGACAAGCCGGTCTTTGGCGCGGCCGCGGGGCGGACCCGGGCTCCGCGCTCAGTCTCTAGCCTCCCGGACCCGGCGTGGCCGCCGGGGCAAAAGGGGGCGGCGGCTGCAGCCACGGCCCAGCGAGGCCTCCATCCTATCCCCGGAGGAGTCCGACTTCACCACCCCAGGAGACTGCGCGAGCTTTGCGGCGCACCACGCTGTGTCCTACATCAACGTGGGCGTCTTCCATGCGTTTGATGAGGCGGGCGTGGAGGTGTGCTGTGGCGGGCATCCGTCGGTAGAGCTGCCAGGGTACGCGCCCTCGGACCCCGACCTCAACGCCTCCTACCCCTATTGCTGTCGGCCGCCCGGTGAGATGGCGCGCCCTTGGGAGCCTAGCCGGGCCTGCTGA